One Silene latifolia isolate original U9 population chromosome 4, ASM4854445v1, whole genome shotgun sequence DNA segment encodes these proteins:
- the LOC141653487 gene encoding calcineurin-binding protein 1 — protein sequence MFSIAAINDTDSKSTWEPLAPTKEAQEFHLTQNYHEGLQKLQAKEYDKARELLEAVLKDPMISSAQVESTAGDSHLLQLKFLALKNLASVFLQQGSDHHENALNCYLQAVEIDTKDSVVWNKLGTLACSMGILNISRWAFEQGLACSPNNWNCMEKLLEVLIAIGDEVACLSVAELILRHWPSHARALHVKRTIEDPEPVPFAPKGIDKLEPKHVRLTFGKRKAPDSNLEVGSSTKRVNHSIQLQLTELSWVAVASSILGILLRQDRCDSEKEDEIYNHSRNTRIEICLPSNCGDAENSTINCGQNNSVGECSSIEESNSIKKDAHYSEEQIHERRSSRLERMRSQKTGKEDREFSGVKDMEKVVIRFLQPFIISGQQDKDFDHSSDCSPVNEWLDVQIFVLRTSKNHGADHLGHMLLEEVANRDVAHSDGFRDFLELEKLTRLCGWDRTPECSLFLAELYHDFGSCLSDSSRMSDFLHEAVYHLAKIIESVLLDWPTGLGVKGGESGSVSSLERPKSFLEAPILTEKSSFWVRYYWLSGLVSIWEGNRARAHKELSISSSLLENNRNLNDIPGSIQLPHCKVNKELTTHKIRHVISLLEVQLLLENDVAELLEEDTSECINLLVPLLLSGKGVYVDFSRITDKDDGFATGELTALSVLVKACEKANPLNIEVYLKSQKRKLQILMVAAGMEDLVASCELFCEKSVPNIIFASGTEPKDDSGRHCFDSVAEQVKEISECVSRVKNCIGQGKDSNDIAVPRSTIADIQTLLLALMCNIAKMCFSKKASGVLSPDQTEQEQRCLFVNASIAFCKLQHLDLTIPSKAQVELIVAIHDVLAEYGLCCFGKNGEGVDGTFLKLAIKHLLGLDMKLKSSCHSLSKETEENLSTSQIKDDSKMSSDGMGMEVCLTDIVVPDSLSPSDSEHEKDPEELPPTKFIDEEEPSKQITNTRTALGEQEREELESGIDDALNQCFFCLYGLNLRSDSTYEDDLSVHQNTSQADYQSKEQCADVFTYILPYAKASTKSGLLKLRKVLRAIHKHFPQPPDDVLAGNPIDKYLDDPTLCEDKLSEKTGSDGYLESIVKVMYPDTGISKQNKISLGSCEPYMDVYSNLYYLLAQSEESSAIDKRPGFVLTKEGEDFMEQSAKLSKFDLLFNPLRFESWQRLANIYDEEVDLLLNDGSKNLNVAGWRKNVSLPQRVEASRRRSRRCLLMSLALAKTPEQQSEIHELLALVYYDSVQNAVPFYDQRSIAPLKDSTWMMFCKNSMKHFEKAFAHRQDWSHAFYLGKLCEKLECPPDVSFSYYSKAIVLNPSSVDAIYRMHASRLKLLYTTSQRKNVETLKVCASYSFDQTTKEPSLTVLDGVQRRQLLKDGGNDMKIHDLGGQNDEQSDHLDNIWHMLYSDCLSGLEICVEGDLKHFHKARYRIAQGLYRRGDIGDLELAKNEISFCFKSSRSSFTINMWEIDSTAKKGRRKIPIVSGSKKLLEVNLPESSRKFITCIRKYLLFYLRLLEETGDICTLDRAYVSIRTDKRFSLCLEDMVPVSLGRYLKALIISLSTRDDVSSTLAKSSQQILEKMFNLFMEQGSIWPDICSSPDIKCPELRESTLYGYLHQYLYSLEKDVKLEVLEGINEKIRKRSKNPKLSNSFCVGIFKHASVAWCRSLIVNLVLVTPLNSSSITDPNADLDNNHLLCIDLQTSEFWNSSFGDASHLSNLETKWDSLLSKVKYVLVKKASEENLDTANSLLRSAYSFYRDSSSIVLTSGINLFWVPSRLATTGQFHPSTDGVEIVDISVPRKLLLWAYTLLHGRCPGISAVVKYCEENFKSKMKKASAGLSSSSASLPTVPAAQSVAAVSKDGILGSYDPAVAGSSSSMPETISIPGLNIAPLTNNSQKILSTDQQLHHCNNAVSEKRTFDLNDDAEPERT from the exons ATG TTCTCAATTGCAGCAATTAATGATACTGATTCCAAAAGCACTTGGGAGCCTTTAGCTCCTACCAAAGAAGCTCAG GAGTTTCACCTTACCCAAAATTATCATGAAGGACTCCAGAAGTTGCAAGCCAAGGAGTATGACAAGGCACGTGAACTTCTGGAAGCTGTATTAAAAGACCCTATGATATCTAGTGCCCAG GTAGAGAGTACTGCTGGCGATAGTCATCTCTTACAACTCAA GTTTTTGGCGCTGAAGAACCTTGCCTCTGTATTTTTACAACAAGGGTCTGACCATCATGAAAACGCACTAAATTGTTATCTCCAAGCAGTAGAGATTGACACTAAGGATTCAGTTGTCTGGAATAAGCTGGGTACTCTGGCTTGCTCCATGGGTATATTGAATATATCTCGATGGGCATTTGAACAAGGGCTTGCTTGTAGTCCTAACAATT GGAATTGCATGGAGAAACTCCTGGAGGTGCTTATTGCCATTGGAGATGAAGTTGCATGCCTCTCTGTTGCAGAATTGATTTTGCGGCACTGGCCATCTCATGCCCGAGCTTTACATGTCAAGAGAACAATTGAGGATCCAGAGCCTGTACCATTTGCCCCAAAAGGTATAGATAAACTGGAACCAAAACATGTTAGACTCACTTTTGGCAAAAGAAAAGCACCTGACAGCAATCTAGAAGTGGGCAGCTCAACAAAGAGGGTCAATCACTCTATCCAATTGCAATTAACAGAACTTTCATGGGTAGCTGTTGCCAGTTCGATCTTGGGAATCTTACTTCGACAAGATAGATGCGATTCTGAGAAAGAAGATGAGATATATAATCACTCCAGAAATACTAGAATAGAAATATGCTTGCCTTCAAATTGTGGGGATGCTGAAAACTCGACTATTAATTGTGGCCAAAATAATTCTGTGGGGGAGTGCAGTTCAATAGAAGAAAGCAATAGTATAAAAAAAGATGCACATTATTCTGAAGAGCAAATACATGAAAGACGAAGTAGTCGGTTAGAAAGAATGAGGAGCCAGAAGACGGGAAAGGAGGATAGAGAATTTTCTGGGGTGAAGGATATGGAGAAAGTTGTAATTCGTTTCCTGCAACCTTTCATAATTTCTGGACAACAAGATAAGGATTTTGATCATTCTTCTGACTGTTCACCTGTTAATGAATGGTTAGATGTGCAAATTTTTGTGTTGCGGACTTCTAAGAATCACGGTGCTGACCACTTGGGACATATGCTTTTAGAAGAGGTTGCAAATAGAGACGTGGCGCATTCTGATGGATTTAGGGATTTTCTTGAGTTGGAAAAGCTAACAAGGTTATGTGGATGGGATAGAACCCCAGAATGCAGCCTCTTTCTCGCCGAGTTATATCATGATTTCGGTTCGTGTTTATCAGATTCATCTAGAATGTCAGATTTCTTGCACGAGGCAGTATACCATCTTGCCAAAATCATAGAATCTGTTCTTTTGGATTGGCCTACTGGATTGGGTGTCAAAGGGGGTGAAAGCGGCTCTGTAAGTTCCCTTGAACGGCCAAAATCTTTTTTGGAAGCACCAATCTTAACCGAGAAAAGTTCTTTTTGGGTTCGATACTATTGGTTGAGCGGTCTTGTATCAATTTGGGAGGGTAATAGAGCCAGGGCTCATAAAGAGCTTTCTATTTCATCTTCCCTTTTGGAAAATAATCGAAATTTAAATGATATACCTGGTTCTATTCAACTGCCTCACTGCAAGGTCAATAAAGAGTTAACTACCCATAAAATCCGGCATGTGATTAGTCTACTAGAAGTTCAGCTTTTACTGGAAAATGATGTTGCTGAATTGCTAGAGGAAGACACATCTGAATGCATAAACCTACTGGTGCCACTCCTACTGTCTGGTAAAGGTGTTTATGTGGATTTTTCACGTATAACTGATAAAGACGATGGGTTTGCAACTGGTGAATTAACAGCACTAAGTGTTTTGGTTAAAGCTTGTGAAAAGGCAAATCCATTGAACATAGAGGTATACCTCAAGTCTCAGAAACGCAAACTTCAAATTCTAATGGTTGCGGCAGGGATGGAAGATTTAGTTGCATCATGTGAGTTATTTTGTGAGAAGTCTGTGCCGAACATAATCTTTGCATCTGGGACAGAGCCTAAAGATGATTCTGGAAGACATTGTTTCGATTCAGTTGCTGAGCAAGTGAAGGAAATTTCAGAATGTGTATCTCGAGTGAAGAATTGCATTGGTCAAGGCAAAGATTCT AATGATATTGCTGTACCAAGAAGCACTATTGCTGATATCCAAACACTATTGCTAGCACTCATGTGTAACATTGCTAAAATGTGCTTTTCCAAGAAAGCTTCCGGGGTTTTGAGCCCAGATCAGACTGAACAGGAGcaaaggtgtctttttgtcaatGCATCAATAGCATTTTGCAAACTTCAACACCTTGATCTGACAATTCCTAGTAAAGCTCAA GTTGAGTTAATCGTGGCAATCCATGACGTGCTTGCTGAGTATGGATTATGCTGCTTTGGGAAAAATGGTGAAGGGGTGGATGGAACATTTCTTAAACTTGCGATAAAACATTTATTGGGATTAGATATGAAACTTAAGTCTAGTTGTCATTCTTTGAGCAAGGAAACTGAAGAAAATCTATCCACCAGTCAAATTAAAGATGATTCCAAGATGTCCTCTGATGGGATGGGTATGGAGGTGTGTCTAACTGACATTGTAGTCCCAGATAGCCTTTCCCCTTCTGATAGTGAGCATGAAAAAGACCCTGAAGAGTTGCCTCCCACCAAGTTTATCGATGAGGAAGAACCAAGCAAACAAATTACTAATACTAGAACTGCACTTGGTGAACAAGAAAGAGAAGAACTTGAATCAGGAATTGATGATGCTTTAAATCAGTGCTTTTTTTGTCTGTATGGTCTAAATCTTCGTTCGGATTCGACTTATGAGGATGATCTTTCAGTGCACCAGAACACTAGCCAGGCAGACTATCAGTCCAAAGAGCAGTGTGCTGATGTTTTTACATATATACTGCCATACGCAAAGGCTTCAACT AAATCAGGACTGCTCAAGCTCCGGAAAGTATTAAGAGCCATTCATAAACACTTTCCACAGCCGCCCGATGATGTTTTAGCCGGAAACCCAATTGATAAGTACTTGGATGATCCCACGCTCTGCGAAGATAAACTTTCTGAGAAAACGGGATCTGATGGATATCTAGAATCCATTGTTAAAGTCATGTATCCTGATACAGGAATCAGCAAGCAGAATAAGATTTCATTAGGAAG CTGTGAGCCTTATATGGATGTTTATAGCAATCTGTACTATCTTTTGGCACAATCTGAAGAATCAAGTGCCATCGATAAACGACCTGGCTTTGTACTCACAAAGGAAGGGGAGGACTTCATGGAGCAGAGTGCAAAACTTTCTAAATTTGATTTATTGTTCAATCCATTACGTTTTGAGAGTTGGCAGCGTCTTGCCAATATCTATGATGAG GAGGTAGATTTGTTGCTGAATGATGGGAGCAAGAATCTAAATGTTGCAGGGTGGAGAAAGAATGTCTCATTACCTCAAAGAGTTGAAGCAAGTAGGAGAAGGAGCCGACGCTGCTTATTAATGAGCTTGGCTTTGGCTAAGACTCCAGAGCAACAG AGTGAAATACATGAGTTATTAGCACTGGTTTATTATGATAGCGTTCAGAATGCCGTACCATTTTATGATCAAAGATCTATAGCACCATTGAAGGATTCTACTTGGATGATGTTCTGTAAAAATTCAATGAAACATTTCGAGAAGGCTTTTGCTCATAG GCAAGATTGGTCGCATGCATTTTATTTGGGGAAACTTTGTGAAAAACTGGAATGTCCACCGGACGTATCATTCTCATATTATAGCAAGGCTATTGTTCTTAACCCTTCATCAGTTGATGCCATCTATAGGATGCATGCTTCTCGCTTGAAGTTACTATATACTACGTCTCAGAGGAAGAATGTAGAGACCTTGAAG GTTTGCGCGTCCTATTCTTTCGATCAGACAACAAAAGAGCCCAGCTTGACAGTTCTTGACGGAGTCCAAAGACGGCAATTGCTGAAGGATGGTGGAAATGATATGAAGATTCATGATCTTGGTGGCCAAAATGATGAGCAATCCGATCATTTGGACAATATTTGGCACATGCTGTACAGTGACTGTCTTTCTGGTCTTGAAATTTGTGTAGAAGGTGATCTGAAGCATTTTCACAAAGCTAGATACAGGATTGCCCAAGGGCTGTATAGAAGAGGCGATATCGGCGATCTTGAGCTGGCAAAAAATGAGATATCTTTCTGCTTCAAGTCATCACGCTCTTCCTTCACAATTAATATGTGGGAGATTGATAGTACAGCCAAAAAAGGAAG ACGCAAAATACCTATTGTTTCTGGAAGCAAAAAGCTCCTTGAAGTTAACTTGCCAGAGAGTTCCAGGAAATTTATAACTTGCATAAGGAAGTACTTGCTGTTTTATCTGAGACTCCTGGAAGAGACTGGAGATATTTGCACTCTTGATCGAGCATACGTATCCATTCGAACAGATAAGAGG TTCTCTTTGTGCCTGGAAGATATGGTTCCTGTGTCTCTAGGAAGGTACTTAAAGGCGCTTATAATATCTTTGTCAACCCGGGATGATGTGTCATCAACACTTGCAAAAAGCTCTCAGCAGATACTTGAGAAGATGTTTAATTTGTTCATGGAGCAGGGAAGCATATGGCCTGATATATGTAGTTCACCAGATATCAAGTGCCCGGAATTAAGAGAGAGCACATTATATGG TTATCTCCATCAATATTTATACTCACTGGAGAAAGATGTCAAGCTTGAAGTGCTTGAAGGCATTAATGAGAAAATTCGGAAACGCtctaaaaatccgaaactttCAAATAGTTTTTGTGTCGGCATTTTCAAGCATGCTTCTGTTGCTTGGTGCCGATCTCTGATAGTCAATTTGGTCTTGGTCACACCATTGAATTCTAGTTCCATTACCGACCCAAATGCTGATCTGGACAATAACCACCTTTTGTGCATTGATTTGCAAACAAGTGAATTTTGGAATTCTTCATTTGGGGACGCATCACATCTTTCAAATCTTGAAACAAAATGGGACTCCTTGTTGTCCAAAGTCAAGTATGTTCTGGTCAAGAAAGCTTCAGAGGAGAATCTGGATACGGCAAATTCTCTGCTGAGATCTGCTTATAGCTTCTACCGTGATAGTTCATCAATAGTTCTCACGTCAGGTATCAATCTTTTTTGGGTTCCATCTCGGCTGGCAACTACCGGACAGTTTCACCCTAGCACAGATGGAGTTGAAATAGTTGACATTAGCGTACCTAGAAAACTTCTACTATGGGCCTATACCCTACTTCATGGGCGTTGTCCTGGCATTTCTGCTGTCGTCAAGTATTGTGAAGAAAATTTTAAG TCGAAAATGAAAAAGGCTAGTGCTGGGTTATCATCGTCTTCTGCATCCTTACCAACTGTTCCAGCTGCTCAGTCAG TTGCTGCTGTCTCTAAGGACGGAATACTCGGATCTTATGATCCTGCTGTGGCGGGTTCGTCCTCTTCGATGCCAGAAACAATCAGTATCCCGGGACTGAATATCGCGCCTTTGACAAATAACAGCCAGAAGATTCTATCCACCGATCAACAACTGCACCATTGTAATAACGCTGTTTCTGAAAAGAGAACATTTGATCTTAATGATGATGCAGAGCCTGAAAGAACTTGA